The DNA segment CCGTCGCCATGGTGAGTGTCCCCCTTCCAGGCAACGGCGATCAAGCTGAAGGGGGGCGGCCTGGCTATGCTCGAGGACGCCGAAATCAAGAGCCCGGTTTCGAAATACTGCCTGATTCCATTCCACCTCAGAACTTGGAAGCAGAGGAGGCGGTACTGGGAGGAATTCTATTGGACCCGGACGCGATCAGTCGTGTCGCCGACGTGCTACAGCCGGAAGCCTTTTATCTCAATGCCCACCAAGAAATCTTTCGCACCGCCTTGATGCTCTATAGCCAAGGAAAGCCCACCGATCTCACCTCGATAGCAGCCTGGCTAGCAGACACGGGTTCCTTAGACAGGGTCGGCGGAAACGGACGCTTAATTGAACTTGTGGAACGGGTAAGCTCTACAGCATCGATCGAGCAGGTGGCGCGGCTTGTGATGGACAAGTTTTTGCGTCGCCGGTTGATTCGTTCTGGCAACGAAGTGATCAAGCTTGGCTTTGATCAGAATCTGTCACTGGAACAGGTACTAGATCAAGCCGAACAAACAATCTTTGCAATTAGCCAGGAAAAGCCATCCAAGGGTCTTACCCCTACAGCAGAAATACTGACTCAAACTTTTGAAGAGATTGAAAGTCGCTCTCTTGGGACGTCAGTGGCTGGCATCCCGGTGAACTTTTACGATCTCGATGCGATGACTCAGGGACTCCAACGCAGTGATCTAATCATTGTGGCTGGACGGCCTGCTATGGGGAAAACCTCAATTGTGCTCAACCTGGCAAAAAATGTAGCCCAATTGCACAACTTACCGGTTTGTGTATTCAGCTTAGAAATGAGCAAAAAACAACTTACCTATCGATTGTTGTCAATGGAGGTAGGAATTGAAGCCGGACGTTTACGCACCGGCCGATTGCATCAGGAGGAATGGCCACTACTGGGACAGGGCATCAATAGCTTGGGACAATTGCCAATCTACATCGACGACAAGCCAAGCTCTGGCGTACTGGAAATGCGCTCTCTTTGTAGGCGACTGATGGCTGAACAAGGCAAAGAGTTAGGACTTGTAGTGATTGATTATCTGCAATTAATGGAAGGTTCTAGCTCGGATAATCGGGTACAGGAGATCTCACGCATTACAAGAGCTCTTAAGGCGATGGCACGAGAACTGAATGTACCAGTGATTGCGCTTTCTCAGCTAAGTCGTGGCGTGGAATCGCGGACCAACAAACGGCCGATGCTGAGCGATCTTCGAGAATCAGGTTCAATTGAACAAGATGCTGACCTTGTATTAATGGTCTATCGCGATGAATACTATAATCCTGAAACGCTTGATCGTGGTATTACCGAAATCATTTTAACCAAACACCGCAATGGCCCGGTTGGCATGGTAAAACTACTATTCGAACCTCAGTTCACTCGGTTTCGTAACCTGGCGATGTAACCAATGAAATATTAAACAAGGCTACTGGAGACAGAATACTTGAAATTCTATATATGACCAACAATTATCGCAAATTAATCACACACCTCTCTAAATCGAAAAGCATTTCAAAACAAGAGATAAACTTAGAGTATGATAAGTAATCGAATTACTAGTTGTTTTTACTTCTATAACAACGATTAATACAATTGTATATATTACTAACAGATTAATTAATTGACTCATAACTAAGTATGATGCTTTCGCTATCAATGACAACTAGCTTCTGTCGTTAAGATCAATTAACTAGTGGCCTTAATAGTGACATTATATAGCTCTAATTAGGAGTAAAAAGAAATGCAATTTACTTAGAATAAACTGTTAATGTAGGAATACTAAGTTTTAGAATAGAAATTTAACCATTCACTTTTTTTACTTTCTTACAAAGATAATCTTAAATATTTAATAAGTCGCTACAGATTTTAATAACGCGCTGTCATTATTAAGCATAGTGCTAATACAAATTAACTAAACCCCCATCGATAATAGCAATAAAGTATTGATCTTTCAGGATTTTTTAATAGCTATTTTTAAATAATTACCATAATCATCAGAATTTTAACTAAATTTGACATTATTAAGAGGTTAAAAGTAACGGATATATAGAAAAAATAGAAATCACATGAGTCTAGGCTTTTAAAGACGACTAATCATCCAGTTCAATAATTTTATATTAGAGATTTGTACGGTTACTCACAATTTATTGAAGTAAAATGTGATGATCTTATCTACAAGATAACTATAATAGTTTTCTTAATTATAACGAGCAGTATCGATAGATTAATAGATTTCTAATCGTCAGTTATACTATAGACATCAATTATAAACTTAATGAAATTAAACTCATAACGGATATAATTAAAGCAATGATAATCTATATCATAAAATTATTTACAATACACTATCAATAATAAATATTACAAAATTTACTAGAATTAAATCACAAGGTACGAATAATCAAAAAAATAATTCACAATTAGCAATTGTCAATAGAGCAGAAATAATTATAGTTTTTATTATTATTATTATTTTAGTTATTAATTTTAGTACCAATTATTTTTTATTTTCTAATAAGGTAATAAAATTAACCACTACTTGAGCTTTATTAACTTTATTACCACCACAAATTTAGATCATATAAAACTTAATTACTTTCAACTTTATATTTTTAGTAATTAGATCACACTTTGAAATAAAGCTTTCAATAAGATAATAACTAATTAACTATAAATTCTAATAAAATAGTTTTGTTGATAACTATCATATCTGTAGCAGAATTAATGCTATCGATAAAAGTTTATTTAGCAGAAAATTAATAAAAACTTTTTAGTTATTTTATAACTACTTAAATAAACCTAATATTCTTATATTAATATAACAGTAATAATTGTTTTTGCCGTTAGTAAACTCTCTAACTATAAGTATATTCAAATCCATATTTTATATCAGAGCTAATAATAGCAAAAATACGTAAAATATAGATCTCATAATGGAAATCATTAATATTAATAAGTCAGGATTTAGTTTAGTTCTAATTTTAGTAGAGAAGGTCAATCAAAATGTTGAAAACAATAATACCTAAAATTTTGGTATAAATATGTTCTTAGCAGTTTTATATTTATTCTAGAATTGATATCTAATTAAGTTAATATTCTAGTTATTTAGAGGTTTTGATTATATATAGTACTATGTCAGATTTTTTTAATTAATATAATAATTGATTGAAAATATAAACGTAATTTTAGTCAAAAAACTATTAAACTGACTTGTTACTTAATAACAAATTAATAAAAAAATTAAAAAGTTTAATTAATTATTATTAACTTAGCTAATTTTAAAGATATAAAAAATAGACATTTAAGTTTGCATAAAAGCATTAAATTTTTTCACTTTTAAAAGATTAAGATCATTTTTTTGAAATAAAAATCATTATTTAACGTATGTTTTTATAACTAAAAGATTATAATAACCTAATTAATAGAATCAGTTCAAATGCTTTTGCATGTAATTTTAATCATATATAAAATAGTATTTCAGCTTTGAAGAGATAAAAGATTACTACATTTCATATGTTTTAGGATAGTTACAGGAACTTATATTTTATAGAAATTAATAATAGAAAACTATAATAGAATATATAATAAGATTAGATCATATTTTTAACTAATAAAATCATCAGGATTTGAAGACTATAATTGTTAAACAAATAATTAACTTTTGTAAATTATTCTATGTCAAATTTTATCGAAGAATAAATCTCAAAACTATTTAGGATAAATCTAATTAGATATAATTATAAATATCGATTCATTAACATATGTTTGAAATTAATTGACTAGCCAATTTATATTCTTGATTGAGTAGAAAAAGTTCCTACATTGATATGCTTATCTTTTTGGTCAGAGTTTTAACGCAGAGAATTTAAGTAAAATGCACTTTTACTATATCCAGTTGGATAGTTGATAATGAATCTATGAGCTCTACTATCGTTCCCACTGAATCCTTCGATGTGATCGTCGTCGGGGCTGGACATGCCGGTTGTGAAGCAGCTATCACTACAGGGCGGCTTGGACTCAACACAGCGTTGTTTACCCTCAACCTTGATCGTGTCGCATGGCAACCCTGTAACCCATCGGTCGGTGGTCCAGCCAAAAGTCAGCTGGTGCACGAGGTCGATGCTCTTGGTGGCGTGATTGGCCGCCTTGCTGATGCCACCGCCATCCAAAAGCGCATTCTTAACGCCAGTCGCGGCCCAGCCGTTTGGGCATTACGCGCTCAAACTGATAAACGCCTGTATTCCCATCAAATGCTGCAATTGCTGCAGCGCACTCCGAATCTTGCTCTGCGTGAAGCGATGATCACTGGCCTTGAAATCCAGAGCACAGGTGATCGGCTACGTGTTTCCGGCGTCCAC comes from the Synechococcus sp. M16CYN genome and includes:
- the dnaB gene encoding replicative DNA helicase: MVSVPLPGNGDQAEGGRPGYARGRRNQEPGFEILPDSIPPQNLEAEEAVLGGILLDPDAISRVADVLQPEAFYLNAHQEIFRTALMLYSQGKPTDLTSIAAWLADTGSLDRVGGNGRLIELVERVSSTASIEQVARLVMDKFLRRRLIRSGNEVIKLGFDQNLSLEQVLDQAEQTIFAISQEKPSKGLTPTAEILTQTFEEIESRSLGTSVAGIPVNFYDLDAMTQGLQRSDLIIVAGRPAMGKTSIVLNLAKNVAQLHNLPVCVFSLEMSKKQLTYRLLSMEVGIEAGRLRTGRLHQEEWPLLGQGINSLGQLPIYIDDKPSSGVLEMRSLCRRLMAEQGKELGLVVIDYLQLMEGSSSDNRVQEISRITRALKAMARELNVPVIALSQLSRGVESRTNKRPMLSDLRESGSIEQDADLVLMVYRDEYYNPETLDRGITEIILTKHRNGPVGMVKLLFEPQFTRFRNLAM